A part of Chanos chanos chromosome 9, fChaCha1.1, whole genome shotgun sequence genomic DNA contains:
- the rexo1 gene encoding RNA exonuclease 1 homolog, whose product MLRSTGFFRGIDCPFYSENYNGKLGKNGCNRPYCHFRHSKHGPASYALQDIRKSKEVLTDPNDQGYDPYNPEVVRPEDQYNGESSSDLATSTGVDLGSMELEQVNRAIEAVRNEVEREKKKLSQIGDQKYEPTSAPVKAGSKTHAQSHQGYDPGSYQMAQASDYNPTPCSSKYTLDSESQGSNSNSMEYVPTAVTKTAVKKPAVPQNSRAVSRSSSPQNSASKSKYTLDNAKPPTDMEYDPLSNFSAKPAMKGNKDRKLSLEGEGQKRRLSTEKAKRATEEEYVPTAKKPRQAHPADAPKYTLSLSESDEESSGTEYRPTSLSRLQRRKSSTESTEENLKKTAGRAVASLPKHQRNQDYKPDYSSSDGDGEDFKTQDGGKEATERIGQPKTSKTERAKKEEKDSSRKSDKKNSSGGDQSVKRLNQDGTKKDKGHTKNTEEKNKLKEKSTENVRKEGKEAKIGDGKSAKAERLKGDHGHREKEKMKSDSKKPKTTDKGEKESSKSKDQRNGKHDSGGREKEKKRSSQGGGGTGGGGSSSSNSSKERSKKSSSGLESRGANPEKTKQRSLSHVDLFGDESGEEDDQLVRKSASAFKRGSLINNKRKASEVTASSSEDGGSEHDREDRDADEDDDDVDVDEGGVDYSRLQDEMGYDSDPMEECLRIFNESRDVKTEDKGRQAKQKEPEEDKETESTLTTLFPGQKKRVSHFKAKGSTETTRNPVALPQRRLTAQEICYQRMRIAQQQAAQLAEAVKTATPAVSPASSFPGEKRRVAHRPNALASSKPGLADSKKSGSQGLASTKAASGQLSVRAHTSAGILSKTTSTAVQKRVAHTPTLKSSSMKRPVIPAEFGAKVPTNIRQRYLNIFIDECLKFCPSEEVAFQMALDEEKVVYDRSSSKNIYLNVAVNTLKKLRSKSSASPSPKTKSPVTAVNRKAQSHEDVLGGRLAAKTSFTVNRTGKQQELELRGANLYRKLKEYVMTEEQLQEHGYPRPHPDRPGRALIYNVPEKKNPDPFCKVCCRCGAEYKINANGSCVRKEECHHHWGRLRRYRVPGGWETQYNCCSGSVGSLGCQVAKQHVQDGRKESLDGYVKTFSKSLPADGNGGVYALDCEMCYTKQGLELTRVTVINSDLKVIYDTFVKPESKIVDYNTRFSGVTEEDLENTTITLRDVQAVLLNMFSAESILIGHSLESDLFALKLLHSTIVDTAIVFPHRLGLPYKRALRNLMADYLKRIIQDNVEGHDSSEDASACMELMMWKIREDAKVKR is encoded by the exons ATGTTGAGATCCACCGGTTTCTTCCGAGGGATTGACTGCCCGTTTTACTCTGAGAACTATAACGGGAAGCTCGGTAAAAATGGGTGCAACAGACCCTACTGTCACTTCAGACACAGCAAACATGGACCTGCGTCTTATGCTCTGCAGGATATCAGAAAATCGAAAGAGGTCTTAACTGATCCAAACG ATCAAGGCTATGATCCATACAACCCAGAGGTAGTGAGACCAGAGGACCAATACAATGGGGAGTCTTCGTCAGACCTGGCGACCAGCACGGGTGTGGATTTGGGTTCCATGGAGCTCGAACAGGTCAACCGTGCTATCGAGGCTGTCCGCAacgaggtggagagagagaaaaagaagctgTCTCAAATCGGGGATCAAAAGTATGAACCCACCAGCGCTCCCGTTAAAGCGGGATCTAAGACGCACGCCCAGTCCCATCAGGGGTACGACCCAGGAAGTTATCAAATGGCCCAAGCCAGTGATTACAACCCCACACCTTGCTCCAGCAAATATACTTTGGACTCTGAAAGCCAGGGCAGCAACAGTAACTCAATGGAGTACGTGCCCACAGCTGTTACCAAGACAGCTGTAAAAAAGCCTGCTGTTCCTCAGAATTCTCGTGCTGTGTCACGTTCCTCCAGTCCCCAGAACTCTGCTTCGAAATCAAAGTACACACTGGACAACGCCAAGCCTCCAACCGACATGGAGTACGACCCTCTTTCCAATttctctgctaaaccagccatGAAGGGTAATAAGGACAGGAAGCTGTCCTTAGAGGGAGAGGGTCAGAAGAGACGTCTTTCCACAGAGAAAGCGAAGCGGGCGACGGAGGAGGAGTACGTGCCGACCGCAAAGAAGCCGCGGCAGGCGCATCCCGCCGACGCCCCAAAGTACACCCTGAGTCTCTCCGAATCCGACGAGGAAAGCTCCGGAACGGAGTACCGACCCACCTCCTTGAGTCGCCTGCAGCGTAGGAAAAGCAGCACAGAATCGACGGAGGAGAATTTGAAGAAAACGGCGGGAAGGGCTGTCGCGTCTTTACCAAAGCACCAGAGAAATCAGGATTACAAGCCAGATTATAGCTCGTCAGACGGTGACGGCGAAGATTTTAAGACGCAGGATGGCGGTAAAGAAGCGACTGAAAGAATCGGCCAGCCGAAGACGAGCAAAACAGAAAGAgcgaaaaaagaagaaaaggactCTTCTAGAAAAAgcgacaagaaaaacagtagCGGTGGGGACCAGTCAGTGAAGAGATTAAATCAGGACGGTACCAAGAAAGATAAAGGTCATacgaaaaacacagaggaaaagaacaaattgAAAGAAAAGTCTACGGAAAACGTcaggaaagaaggaaaagaggcGAAAATCGGCGACGGCAAGAGCGCGAAGGCCGAGAGATTAAAAGGAGACCACGGCCatagggagaaagaaaaaatgaaaagtgactCTAAAAAGCCCAAGACGACAGACAAGGGTGAAAAAGAATCTTCCAAGTCCAAAGACCAAAGAAACGGGAAACACGACAGCGgcggaagagaaaaagagaagaagagaagcaGCCAAGGGGGGGGCGGCACCGGTGGaggtggcagcagcagcagcaacagcagcaaagAGAGAAGCAAGAAGAGCAGCTCGGGGCTGGAAAGCAGAGGGGCCAACCCCGAGAAAACCAAACAGAGGTCCCTGAGTCACGTCGACCTGTTCGGGGACGAGAGCGGGGAGGAAGATGATCAGCTGGTGAGGAAGTCAGCGTCGGCTTTCAAAAGAGGAAGCTTGATAAACAACAAGAGGAAAGCTTCCGAGGTCACGGCCTCCTCCTCAGAGGATGGAGGTTCTGAACACGACAGAGAGGATCGCGACGCCGACGAAGATGATGACGATGTCGACGTCGATGAAGGCGGCGTGGACTACTCCCGGCTGCAGGACGAAATGGGCTATGACTCCGACCCTATGGAGGAATGTCTGAGAATCTTTAACGAATCCAGGGACGTGAAAACTGAAGACAAAGGCAGACAAGCCAAACAG AAGGAGCCggaagaagacaaagagacagagagcacttTAACCACTCTCTTCCCAGgccagaaaaagagagtgtcCCACTTCAAGGCCAAAGGAAGT ACCGAAACGACACGGAACCCCGTGGCCCTTCCCCAGCGGAGGTTAACCGCACAGGAGATCTGTTACCAGCGCATGCGCATAGCGCAGCAGCAGGCTGCGCAGCTGGCCGAGGCGGTAAAGACCGCGACCCCGGCGGTGAGTCCCGCCTCCAGTTTCCcgggagagaaaagaagagttGCACACCGGCCTAACGCTCTAGCTTCTTCAAAACCTG GTCTGGCTGATTCCAAAAAGTCTGGCAGTCAGGGGTTAGCGTCTACAAAGGCAGCGTCGGGTCAGCTGTCTGTGAGGGCACACACTTCTGCAGGAATTCTCTCAAAGACTACGTCCACCGCAGTCCAGAAGAGAGTAGCCCATACACCCACTCTGAAG agctCTTCAATGAAGCGACCCGTCATCCCCGCAGAGTTTGGGGCTAAGGTGCCCACAAACATTCGGCAGAGATATCTCAACATCTTCATAGACGAGTGTCTGAAATTCTGCCCGTCTGAAGAAGTGGCTTTTCAAATG GCTTTGGATGAGGAGAAGGTTGTGTATGACAGAAGCAGCAGTAAAAATATTTATCTGAACGTGGCGGTGAACACGCTGAAAAAACTACGCAGCAAGAGCAGCGCCTCTCCCTCGCCTAAGACaa AGAGCCCGGTGACAGCGGTGAACAGGAAGGCGCAGTCGCACGAGGACGTGCTTGGAGGACGTCTGGCCGCTAAGACCAGCTTCACGGTCAATCGCACAGGGAAGCAGCAGGAGCTAGAGCTCAGAG GTGCCAATCTGTACCGAAAGCTGAAGGAGTACGTAATGACGGAGGAGCAGCTGCAGGAGCACGGTTACCCCAGGCCCCACCCCGATCGCCCGGGCCGCGCCCTCATTTATAACGTCCCCGAGAAAAAGAACCCCGACC CCTTCTGTAAAGTGTGCTGTCGATGTGGGGCTGAGTATAAAATCAACGCCAACGGCAGCTGTGTCCGAAAGGAAGAGTGTCATCATCACTGGGGGCGACTACGACGttacagag TGCCTGGAGGTTGGGAGACCCAGTACAACTGCTGCTCTGGTTCAGTGGGCTCACTAGGCTGTCAGGTGGCTAAG CAACATGTGCAGGATGGGAGAAAAGAGTCTTTAGACGGCTATGTGAAAACCTTCAGCAAATCGTTACCGGCTGACGGTAACGGCGGCGTCTATGCCTTGGACTGTGAGATG TGCTACACAAAACAAGGCCTGGAGCTAACCAGAGTTACGGTCATTAACTCTGACCTCAAAGTCATTTATGACACGTTCGTAAAGCCCGAAAGTAAAATAGTGGATTACAACACAAG GTTTTCGGGCGTGACTGAAGAAGACTTAGAAAACACCACCATCACTCTGCGTGATGTGCAAGCCGTGTTGTTGAACATGTTCAGTGCTGAGTCCATTCTGATTGGACACAGTCTGGAGAGTGATCTCTTTGCCCTCAAG CTCCTACACAGCACGATTGTGGACACAGCCATCGTCTTCCCTCATCGGCTGGGCTTGCCCTACAAACGAGCCTTACGCAACCTCATGGCAGACTACCTCAAACGCATCATCCAGGACAACG TCGAGGGGCACGACTCGAGCGAAGACGCCAGCGCTTGCATGGAACTCATGATGTGGAAGATCCGGGAAGATGCCAAGGTCAAGagatga
- the mknk2b gene encoding MAP kinase-interacting serine/threonine-protein kinase 2b encodes MVQNKITEVTGFHRSFKGQNPFESDEFSKTGSHLLESAFNFDCSARPDMPSSQPIDIPDAKKRNKKKKRCRATDSFSGRFEDVYKLQDEVLGEGAYAIVQTCINQITQKEYAVKIIEKMPGHSRSRVFREVEMLYQCQGHRNILELVEFFEEEDKFYLVFEKLRGGSILTHIHKRRHFSEQEASIVVQDIASALDFLHNKGMAHRDLKPENILCEHEHKISPVKICDFDLGSGIKLNSDSSPISTPELLTPCGSAEYMAPEVVEAFNEEASIYDKRCDLWSLGVILYIMLSGYPPFVGRCGSDCGWELGEPCHACQNTLFESIQEGKYEFPEKEWAHISPGAKDLISKLLVRDAKSRLSAAQVLQHPWVQGGAPDALPSSNLLQRNSSAKDLTFFAGKAVAVNRQLAEQDDIEEQQQQEMAHVVAASASSMRLSPPSNSKLAKRRQKSSLLKGAPVSASELRQLLAPLVIVGDCA; translated from the exons ATGGTGCAAAACAAGATTACCGAAGTAACGGGGTTCCATCGCTCATTCAAG GGTCAAAATCCCTTCGAATCTGACGAGTTTTCAAAAACTGGTTCCCATCTCCTTGAATCTGCCTTCAATTTTGATTGTTCCGCCCGACCTG aCATGCCGTCAAGTCAGCCAATCGACATCCCAGACGCAAAGAAgagaaacaagaagaaaaagagatgtCGGGCCACTGACAGCTTCTCAGGACGATTTGAAG atgtaTACAAACTACAAGATGAAGTTCTTGGGGAAGGGGCATATGCAATAGTTCAAACCTGCATCAACCAAATTACTCAGAAGGAATATGCTGTAAAG ATCATCGAGAAGATGCCAGGACATAGCAGGAGTAGAGTCTTCAGGGAGGTTGAGATGCTTTATCAGTGCCAGGGTCACAG AAATATCTTGGAACTTGTGGAATTCTTTGAGGAGGAGGACAAGTTTTATCTCGTGTTTGAAAAACTCAGAGGGG GTTCTATCTTGACCCATATTCACAAAAGAAGGCACTTCAGCGAACAGGAAGCCAGCATTGTGGTGCAGGACATTGCTAGTGCTCTGGACTTCCTACACAATAAAG GTATGGCCCATAGGGACCTTAAACCCGAGAACATATTATGTGAACATGAGCATAAg ATCTCACCTGTTAAAATCTGCGATTTTGACCTGGGTAGTGGAATCAAGCTCAACAGTGACAGTTCACCCATCTCCACTCCTGAACTCCTCACTCCT TGCGGTTCCGCAGAGTACATGGCACCCGAGGTGGTGGAGGCGTTCAACGAGGAGGCCAGCATATACGACAAACGCTGCGACCTGTGGAGCCTGGGAGTGATCCTGTACATCATGCTGAGCGGTTACCCTCCTTTCGTGGGCCGCTGTGGAAGCGACTGTGGCTGGGAGCTGGGGGAGCCCTGCCACGCATGTCAG AACACATTGTTCGAGAGTATCCAGGAAGGGAAGTATGAATTCCCTGAGAAAGAATGGGCTCATATTTCCCCCGGTGCCAAAGACCTCATCTCCAAACTGCTGGTTCGGGACGCCAAGAGTCGACTGAGTGCCGCTCAGGTTCTGCAGCACCCTTGGGTACAAGGG ggAGCTCCTGACGCTCTTCCATCATCAAACCTACTTCAGAG GAACAGCAGTGCCAAGGACCTGACGTTCTTTGCGGGGAAGGCTGTGGCCGTGAACAGGCAGCTGGCCGAACAAGACGACAttgaggagcagcagcagcaggaaaTGGCCCACGTCGTCGCCGCAAGCGCCTCTTCCATGcgcctctctcctccttccaaCTCCAAACTGGCCAAACGCAGGCAGAAGAGCAGCCTCCTGAAGGGGGCTCCCGTTTCCGCCTCCGAACTCCGGCAGCTCCTGGCTCCGCTGGTCATCGTGGGAGATTGTGCCTGA
- the mob3a gene encoding MOB kinase activator 3A yields the protein MSQALKQVFNKDRTFRPKRKFEPGTQRFELHKKAQASLNAGLDLKQAVQLPHGEDLNDWVAVHVVDFFNRINLIYGTISDSCTDQSCPIMSGGPKYEYRWQDEHKYKKPTALSAPKYMNLLMDWIEVQINNEDIFPTNVGTPFPKTFMQVAKKILSRLFRVFVHVYIHHFDRVSQMGAEAHVNTCYKHFYYFVKEFNLIDHKELEPLKEMTSRMCH from the exons ATGTCCCAAGCCCTGAAACAAGTCTTCAACAAGGATAGGACATTCCGGCCGAAGCGCAAGTTTGAGCCTGGAACTCAGCGTTTTGAACTGCACAAGAAGGCCCAGGCGTCGCTTAACGCCGGCCTGGACCTGAAGCAGGCCGTTCAGCTCCCCCATGGCGAAGATCTCAACGACTGGGTGGCCGTACATGTGGTCGACTTCTTCAACCGCATCAACCTCATCTACGGCACCATCAGCGACTCCTGCACCGACCAGTCCTGTCCCATAATGTCAGGCGGACCCAAATACGAGTACCGCTGGCAAGACgagcacaaatacaaaaaacccACTGCTCTCTCCGCCCCCAAGTACATGAACCTGCTAATGGACTGGATCGAAGTTCAAATCAACAATGAAGACATCTTCCCCACTAACGTCG GTACTCCTTTTCCCAAGACCTTCATGCAAGTTGCAAAGAAGATACTGTCTCGTTTGTTCCGTGTCTTTGTCCACGTCTACATTCACCACTTTGACCGCGTGAGTCAGATGGGAGCAGAGGCTCACGTCAACACCTGTTACAAGCATTTCTACTACTTCGTAAAGGAATTCAACCTCATAGACCACAAAGAGCTGGAACCACTT AAGGAAATGACATCACGGATGTGTCACTGA